One part of the Candidatus Eisenbacteria bacterium genome encodes these proteins:
- a CDS encoding HEAT repeat domain-containing protein: protein MAQVPHPDPGAAFVPSPGESMTGWTLRFPVLEPSLEADIVAIEDGREDPSALKPFIGHTHPEVRIRAAYALGRIGGDGARELLKLLLEDPIARVRRAAAFGLGEANGSEEIALHLRRHLSVSDEFDPATRALCVEALAKLGLGDEPDQLLQTLQDPDRLVVQAALLSLWRLAPQGMAERALELCHDHDPAMRWKAGYALMRLAGTPASGRTPIPEGGELSKAMHDEILLRFLEMVDDPAAIVRMQAIRGLGGMPEEGVLETVITQAAHPDSRVRIEVVRALGRLEAPAAQMAPFLRDPVPPVRLEALRSLATAADPEEALRFSEPFLKADESWAREAAVAARADLFWSVEQADRLEEMCRAMLKDPAWNVRAEVIRLAEREDERGAFMRRLLGPEAERWFATEDPRVLKFAAGVWLRQSWERDHALAPGRPFRIELERWLNHEDEMVRAMGYDALINIAGEMRSEHRINHVDVPDPAPWEQHFQSILNAGLEDPSADVRGIVVDGISSLVPIGPAEWNLLSKALRDEEYTVRVQAAAILSEHGVRVPYGVPGRAAGMSRKQLEAVLYKTRRWHIAEITTSKGLLKLDLFSDQAPLTVANFARLAEEGYYNNTVWHRIEPDFVAQDGCPRGDGWGGPGYTIRCEINTCRYGAGALGMALSGKDTGGSQYFITHSPQPHLDGGYTVFGQMREGWDVLMRLAPGDRILKVVVK from the coding sequence ATGGCTCAAGTCCCCCATCCCGACCCCGGGGCCGCTTTCGTCCCTTCCCCCGGCGAATCGATGACCGGCTGGACTTTGCGGTTTCCCGTTCTGGAGCCATCGCTGGAAGCGGACATCGTTGCGATCGAGGACGGCCGGGAGGACCCCTCCGCCCTGAAACCATTCATCGGGCACACCCATCCCGAGGTCCGGATCCGGGCGGCCTATGCTTTGGGAAGGATCGGTGGTGATGGTGCGCGGGAACTTCTCAAACTTCTGCTGGAAGACCCGATCGCCCGCGTCCGAAGGGCGGCCGCCTTCGGTCTCGGTGAGGCCAACGGAAGCGAGGAGATCGCCCTTCATCTCCGCCGTCATCTTTCCGTCAGCGACGAATTCGATCCCGCGACGCGGGCGCTCTGCGTTGAAGCCCTCGCCAAGCTTGGTCTCGGCGATGAGCCGGATCAGCTGCTGCAAACCCTTCAGGATCCGGATCGCCTTGTCGTGCAGGCCGCCCTGCTGTCACTCTGGCGGCTGGCGCCTCAAGGAATGGCCGAGCGGGCTTTGGAGCTCTGCCATGATCACGATCCCGCCATGCGCTGGAAGGCCGGCTATGCGCTGATGCGTCTCGCGGGAACTCCGGCGTCGGGACGAACGCCGATCCCCGAAGGTGGCGAGCTTTCGAAGGCGATGCATGATGAGATTCTTCTCCGCTTTTTGGAGATGGTCGATGATCCGGCCGCCATCGTCCGGATGCAGGCGATCCGGGGCCTGGGCGGGATGCCGGAAGAAGGTGTCTTGGAAACCGTCATCACCCAGGCGGCCCATCCCGACTCAAGGGTGCGCATTGAGGTTGTCCGGGCGCTGGGCCGGCTGGAAGCCCCCGCGGCGCAGATGGCCCCCTTCCTTCGCGATCCTGTGCCCCCGGTCCGCTTGGAGGCCTTGAGATCGCTCGCCACGGCCGCCGATCCTGAAGAAGCCCTCAGGTTTTCAGAGCCTTTTTTGAAGGCGGATGAATCCTGGGCCCGGGAAGCCGCGGTGGCGGCGCGGGCCGATCTCTTCTGGTCGGTGGAGCAAGCGGATCGTCTCGAAGAGATGTGCCGCGCGATGCTGAAGGATCCCGCATGGAATGTCAGAGCCGAGGTTATACGTTTGGCCGAGCGGGAAGATGAACGGGGAGCCTTCATGCGTCGCCTTCTGGGACCGGAGGCGGAGCGCTGGTTCGCCACCGAAGATCCCCGCGTCCTCAAATTCGCGGCCGGAGTCTGGTTGCGGCAATCTTGGGAGAGAGATCATGCCTTGGCGCCGGGCCGTCCCTTCCGTATCGAGTTGGAGCGCTGGTTGAACCACGAGGATGAGATGGTGCGCGCCATGGGGTACGACGCGCTGATCAACATCGCCGGGGAGATGCGAAGCGAACATCGAATAAATCATGTGGACGTGCCCGATCCAGCCCCTTGGGAACAACATTTCCAGTCGATACTAAACGCCGGATTGGAAGATCCCTCCGCTGACGTGCGGGGCATCGTCGTCGACGGCATCTCATCGCTGGTGCCGATAGGGCCGGCGGAATGGAACCTCCTCTCCAAGGCCTTGAGGGATGAGGAGTATACTGTCCGTGTCCAAGCGGCGGCCATCCTGTCGGAACACGGCGTTCGTGTGCCCTACGGCGTTCCCGGCCGCGCGGCGGGGATGTCCCGAAAACAGCTCGAGGCTGTTTTGTACAAGACACGCCGATGGCACATCGCCGAGATCACCACATCCAAGGGCCTATTAAAGCTGGACCTCTTCTCAGATCAGGCCCCGCTCACCGTGGCCAATTTCGCACGGTTGGCCGAAGAGGGGTACTATAACAATACCGTCTGGCATCGCATCGAGCCCGACTTTGTCGCGCAGGACGGCTGTCCGCGGGGAGACGGATGGGGCGGCCCAGGTTATACCATCCGATGTGAAATCAACACCTGTCGCTACGGGGCCGGCGCGCTCGGGATGGCCTTATCCGGCAAGGATACCGGTGGAAGCCAGTACTTCATCACCCATTCTCCCCAGCCCCACCTCGACGGCGGTTATACCGTCTTCGGCCAGATGCGCGAAGGCTGGGATGTCCTCATGCGCCTGGCGCCCGGGGACCGGATTTTGAAGGTCGTTGTAAAGTAG
- a CDS encoding SWIB/MDM2 domain-containing protein yields MAEAKGLSKPVRLKSDLAGLLKAKELPRTEITKKLWDYIKANKLQTKTENGKPANAGKYIVADAKLLPIFRNTISKSKSGKVTDLTKLKEGQTIDMMQMAAVIGANIE; encoded by the coding sequence ATGGCAGAAGCAAAAGGATTGAGCAAACCAGTCAGGCTGAAGAGTGATCTGGCCGGGTTACTGAAAGCGAAAGAGCTTCCCAGGACAGAAATCACCAAGAAATTGTGGGACTATATTAAAGCCAATAAACTGCAGACAAAGACTGAAAATGGGAAACCCGCAAACGCAGGAAAGTATATTGTGGCTGATGCTAAATTGCTTCCGATTTTTAGAAACACAATATCCAAAAGCAAATCAGGCAAGGTAACTGACCTTACAAAGCTGAAGGAAGGCCAGACGATCGACATGATGCAGATGGCGGCTGTTATCGGCGCAAACATTGAATAA
- a CDS encoding VCBS repeat-containing protein codes for MKRSIPQIPGSVLPHLLSRFLKIQVVHLIRRTPHLLIPAFLIFCAPHPAGAQAPLEMPTEIPPLVTLQLESGVRYAPEGEWDGLIIIPVGDEVWDRLYLIHQSRYQVVAILSGGLPQPGQSIQEIDPFLSDPAGPPLIRDFPSPIAPKEGWPIQLDEGCRGPVAPVDLGSYGGLAASTPGGWVHLFDAAGRSQPGWPVYLEGGAPTGPAVGDLDGDGDNEIVVGCRDGSIHALTLSGRELTGWPVRLPNEAPDPALAAILTVADLDGDGLPEVISATRGGTLAVWTCHGQLYSPLWPQQIPPKASPPNAPYLFASAATGDLDGDGRLEIIIPSNTCQVWAWHDDGRLLNGWPVSIPGPSRAGYSSPVIGLRSDTGRPTIYLGTDLGYDSRPRILALSGTGRFLDGWPVDSPERIYAAPALADLTGDGHPEVIVATIGGNGYLLALDGLTGMALPGWPAMIDGVSFNSSPIVVDVTGDGEPEILAAGLEAGFDTRVLIPAVDREGRMVSGWPIILDSEEIVDSSPLVVDLDRDGILELAFGTSEKGRIYLWELPTADNPGNAPWPMMQGDAGRTGMPLEPTSRKPKELQPRKPFDAKATPNPLTTIAFTLTADGRVVLAILNLKGEMVRHLLDHTLPPGIYQIIWDGRDDRGRLQQAGAYFYSLQTGPSAATRQLLLLE; via the coding sequence ATGAAACGGTCTATCCCGCAGATTCCGGGATCCGTTCTCCCGCATCTCCTCAGCCGGTTTCTCAAGATTCAGGTTGTACATTTAATCCGCCGAACGCCGCATCTCCTGATCCCGGCGTTCCTGATCTTTTGCGCGCCGCACCCCGCCGGCGCGCAGGCGCCCCTCGAGATGCCCACTGAAATACCCCCTCTCGTCACCCTGCAATTGGAATCCGGCGTCCGCTACGCGCCGGAAGGGGAATGGGACGGATTGATTATCATTCCGGTCGGAGATGAGGTTTGGGACCGCCTCTACCTCATCCACCAATCCCGCTATCAGGTCGTCGCCATCCTCTCAGGTGGTCTCCCCCAACCGGGGCAGTCTATCCAAGAGATCGACCCCTTTCTCAGTGATCCGGCGGGCCCCCCGCTCATTCGGGATTTCCCCTCGCCGATCGCACCCAAGGAGGGATGGCCGATTCAGCTGGATGAAGGCTGCCGCGGTCCGGTCGCCCCCGTTGATCTGGGCTCCTACGGCGGCCTGGCGGCCTCCACACCAGGCGGATGGGTCCATCTTTTCGACGCCGCCGGACGATCCCAGCCGGGGTGGCCGGTTTATCTGGAGGGAGGTGCGCCCACCGGACCAGCCGTCGGTGATCTGGATGGCGACGGGGACAACGAAATTGTCGTGGGTTGCCGCGATGGCTCGATCCACGCCCTAACCCTTTCCGGACGGGAATTAACCGGCTGGCCGGTGCGCCTTCCGAATGAAGCGCCCGATCCTGCCCTGGCCGCCATCCTCACCGTTGCAGATCTGGACGGCGACGGGCTGCCCGAGGTCATTTCAGCAACCCGGGGTGGAACCCTCGCTGTCTGGACCTGTCATGGGCAGCTCTACTCCCCGCTTTGGCCTCAACAGATTCCTCCAAAGGCCTCGCCGCCGAATGCGCCCTATCTCTTCGCTTCCGCGGCCACGGGGGATCTCGATGGCGATGGCCGCCTCGAGATCATCATCCCCTCAAATACTTGCCAGGTATGGGCTTGGCACGATGATGGCCGTCTCCTGAATGGGTGGCCCGTCTCCATCCCGGGTCCCTCCCGGGCCGGCTACAGCTCCCCTGTCATCGGACTGAGATCGGATACGGGGCGGCCGACGATCTACCTGGGGACGGATCTCGGCTATGACAGCCGTCCCCGAATCCTCGCCCTCTCAGGCACGGGGCGCTTCCTGGATGGCTGGCCGGTGGATAGCCCCGAGAGAATCTATGCCGCTCCCGCCCTCGCCGACCTGACGGGTGATGGACATCCGGAGGTGATTGTCGCCACCATCGGGGGCAACGGGTATCTCCTGGCGCTTGACGGCCTGACCGGAATGGCCCTCCCCGGTTGGCCCGCCATGATCGACGGGGTCTCCTTCAACTCCAGTCCCATCGTTGTCGATGTGACGGGTGACGGGGAGCCGGAAATCCTGGCCGCGGGCCTGGAAGCGGGATTCGACACCCGGGTCCTGATCCCGGCCGTCGACAGAGAAGGGCGGATGGTTTCCGGCTGGCCGATCATCCTCGATTCCGAGGAAATCGTCGACTCCAGTCCCCTGGTTGTGGACCTGGATCGGGATGGGATCCTCGAACTCGCCTTCGGGACATCGGAAAAGGGGCGGATCTATCTTTGGGAGCTTCCAACGGCGGATAATCCGGGAAACGCGCCGTGGCCGATGATGCAGGGAGACGCCGGGCGGACCGGGATGCCCCTTGAACCTACATCCCGCAAACCAAAGGAGCTTCAACCGAGAAAACCGTTCGATGCCAAGGCGACTCCTAATCCCCTCACCACGATTGCCTTCACCCTGACCGCCGACGGCCGGGTGGTCTTGGCCATTCTGAACCTCAAGGGCGAGATGGTCCGGCATCTTCTGGATCACACCCTGCCGCCGGGAATTTATCAGATCATTTGGGACGGGCGGGATGATCGAGGGCGCCTCCAGCAGGCCGGCGCCTATTTCTACAGCCTGCAGACGGGCCCCTCGGCCGCGACCCGCCAGCTCCTCCTGCTCGAATAG
- the glnA gene encoding type I glutamate--ammonia ligase, with protein MSASVDQVARDRVFGLIRASGAQMVDIKFCGVLGRWRHITVPSDQFTDGIFQNGIPFDGSSIPGLTRVESSDLLLIPDAHTSFMDPFAQVPTLSLIADICSAETHEPFARDPRTVAHRAADYLSSLSLADAILMSPEFEFYVFEYVRYRNLPYAASYVVESAEAEWNTYREPAEGYQPTNINPRKGGYHALPPKDTMDGLRTEVCVRLKEAGLGIRYHHHEGGGPGQCEIEILATPLLKAADAVMLTKYFVHMTAHGHGRVATFMPKPIHEESGNGMHVHQHLVKDGKSLFYDPEGWAKLSKTALHYIGGLLEHGPALSAFVNPSTNSYKRLVPGYESPVHLTFGPGDRTAAVRIPATSNPEKSMRIEYRPPDATCNIYFALSAMLMAGLDGIRREIDPLKAGLAPAANGGNGTSSANGLPPTLKDALQALHDDHDFLLQGDVFSREFIEDWIELKTTREINEVARRPHPYEFFLYLDL; from the coding sequence ATGTCAGCTTCTGTGGACCAAGTGGCCCGCGACCGGGTCTTCGGTTTGATCAGGGCTTCCGGCGCGCAGATGGTCGATATCAAGTTCTGCGGCGTCTTGGGCCGCTGGCGTCATATCACGGTGCCGTCGGATCAATTTACCGATGGGATCTTTCAAAACGGCATCCCCTTTGACGGATCGAGCATCCCGGGGCTGACGCGGGTGGAATCGAGCGATCTTCTGCTGATACCCGACGCCCACACATCCTTTATGGATCCCTTCGCGCAGGTTCCGACGCTGAGTCTCATTGCGGATATCTGCAGCGCCGAAACGCACGAACCCTTCGCGCGCGATCCCCGCACCGTGGCGCACCGCGCCGCCGATTATTTGAGCTCCCTCAGCCTGGCGGATGCGATCCTCATGAGCCCCGAGTTCGAGTTTTACGTTTTTGAATATGTCCGCTATCGCAATCTGCCCTACGCCGCCAGTTATGTTGTCGAATCGGCCGAAGCGGAATGGAACACCTACCGCGAGCCGGCGGAAGGATACCAGCCGACCAATATCAATCCCCGCAAGGGTGGGTATCACGCCCTTCCCCCGAAGGACACGATGGACGGCCTGCGCACCGAGGTCTGCGTTCGTCTCAAGGAAGCCGGATTAGGCATCCGCTATCATCATCATGAGGGCGGCGGCCCCGGCCAATGTGAAATCGAGATCCTTGCGACTCCTTTGTTAAAGGCGGCCGACGCGGTGATGCTGACCAAATATTTTGTTCACATGACGGCGCACGGGCACGGCCGTGTCGCCACCTTCATGCCGAAACCGATTCATGAGGAATCCGGCAACGGGATGCATGTGCACCAGCACCTCGTGAAGGATGGGAAATCCCTCTTCTACGATCCCGAGGGATGGGCCAAGCTTTCCAAGACGGCCCTGCATTATATCGGCGGCCTGCTCGAGCACGGACCCGCCCTCTCCGCTTTCGTCAATCCCAGCACCAATTCGTATAAGCGCCTTGTCCCGGGCTATGAATCCCCGGTGCATCTGACCTTCGGCCCCGGCGACCGCACCGCCGCGGTCCGCATTCCCGCCACATCCAATCCCGAGAAGAGCATGCGCATTGAGTACCGCCCGCCCGACGCCACCTGCAATATCTACTTCGCCCTCTCGGCGATGCTGATGGCGGGGCTGGACGGGATCCGCCGTGAAATCGATCCTCTCAAGGCCGGCTTGGCCCCCGCCGCCAACGGCGGCAACGGCACCTCGTCGGCCAACGGCCTGCCCCCCACGCTGAAAGATGCGCTGCAGGCCCTGCATGACGATCATGATTTCCTGCTGCAGGGGGATGTCTTCAGCCGTGAGTTTATTGAGGATTGGATCGAGCTCAAGACGACGCGCGAGATCAACGAGGTCGCGCGCCGGCCGCATCCGTATGAGTTTTTCCTCTATCTTGATCTGTAG
- a CDS encoding acyltransferase, which translates to MKAACLQLHPVFGDPSGNMDRAEPYLRDAAQQGVQLIVLPELYPTGYTMTSRAEAYDLAETIPGGPSVRRLEQWARETGSFYVMGMAERAGDKVYNASVLVGPAGHISTYRKIHLFYKENEWFDPGEEPPHVVEIACGAERISIGMMICFDWIFPEMARSLALLGAQVVCHPSNLVLHFCQDAMVTRSIENQVFTMTCNRIGTESRAGLDLTFTGGSQITSPDGKVLGRCLPDVEGLISAEFDPARALNKNVTDYNHILNQRRSDLYRL; encoded by the coding sequence ATGAAAGCGGCCTGCCTGCAGTTGCATCCGGTATTCGGCGACCCTTCAGGCAATATGGATCGGGCGGAACCCTATCTCCGCGACGCGGCGCAACAGGGTGTGCAACTCATCGTGCTGCCGGAGCTCTATCCCACCGGTTATACAATGACCTCGCGCGCGGAGGCATATGATCTCGCCGAAACGATCCCCGGCGGCCCCTCGGTTCGACGCCTCGAACAATGGGCACGGGAGACCGGATCGTTCTATGTGATGGGGATGGCCGAACGGGCCGGCGATAAGGTTTACAATGCGTCCGTTCTTGTAGGACCCGCGGGTCACATCTCCACCTATCGCAAGATCCATCTCTTTTACAAAGAAAATGAATGGTTCGATCCCGGCGAGGAGCCGCCGCATGTTGTTGAGATCGCGTGTGGCGCAGAGCGAATCTCCATCGGCATGATGATCTGTTTTGACTGGATCTTCCCCGAGATGGCGCGTTCGCTGGCGCTCCTCGGCGCGCAGGTTGTCTGCCATCCGTCAAACCTGGTGTTGCATTTCTGCCAGGACGCGATGGTGACCCGCAGCATCGAGAATCAGGTCTTCACCATGACCTGCAACCGGATCGGCACCGAGAGCCGCGCCGGCCTCGATCTCACCTTCACCGGCGGCAGCCAAATCACCAGCCCCGACGGCAAGGTGTTGGGCCGCTGCCTGCCCGATGTGGAAGGGCTGATCTCCGCCGAATTCGATCCCGCCCGCGCCTTGAACAAAAACGTCACCGATTATAACCATATCCTGAATCAGCGAAGGTCGGATTTGTACCGGTTATAG
- a CDS encoding cyclase family protein, with protein MKENLKSDGWIDVSIPITTGMAHWPDRPPVYVEHVLDRRRGDDADVSRLSLGVHTGTHVDAPRNFFRGAAGIDRMPLDATIGRARVIPISDRQAVHVDELEMNEIQSGERILLKTRNSPQAWQSKNFFEDFVYISTAAAKWLADRGVRTVGIDYLSVGAYLVRNGEAVHRALLGAGVWIIEGLDLTRVPPGPCELICLPLKILGGDGAPARVVLRPI; from the coding sequence ATGAAAGAGAATCTTAAATCCGATGGCTGGATCGACGTATCCATCCCAATCACCACCGGGATGGCGCACTGGCCGGACAGGCCGCCGGTGTACGTTGAGCACGTGCTCGATCGGCGGCGCGGCGATGACGCTGATGTTTCCAGGCTCTCTTTGGGCGTCCATACGGGTACGCATGTGGACGCGCCCCGCAACTTCTTCAGGGGTGCGGCCGGCATCGACCGGATGCCGCTCGATGCGACGATCGGCCGTGCGCGCGTGATCCCGATCTCCGACCGCCAAGCCGTCCACGTCGATGAGTTGGAGATGAATGAAATTCAGTCCGGTGAGCGGATCCTCCTCAAAACACGAAACTCGCCGCAGGCATGGCAATCCAAAAACTTCTTTGAAGATTTCGTCTACATTTCGACCGCCGCCGCAAAGTGGCTTGCGGATCGCGGTGTTCGCACCGTCGGGATTGACTATCTGTCGGTGGGCGCTTACCTGGTGCGCAACGGCGAGGCCGTTCATCGCGCCCTGCTGGGCGCGGGCGTTTGGATCATCGAGGGTCTTGATCTCACCCGAGTGCCGCCGGGGCCTTGCGAACTCATCTGTCTTCCCCTCAAGATTCTTGGCGGGGACGGAGCGCCGGCGCGTGTCGTCCTTCGTCCTATTTAA
- a CDS encoding insulinase family protein, with translation MNPTSEHILDNGLKVIISESHATATACCSIWYRAGSKHETSGATGLAHLLEHMMFKGTRRFPKGELDATFHRNGAISNASTWLDRTNYYELISTDRLELILDLEADRMRGALFTQSDLDDEMTVVRNELERNEDDPFTNLFERIQSTAFLEHPYHWPTIGWRSDVEAIRADQIHDFYNKFYQPNNAFVVIVGAVETRAALRMVEKYMGAIPPGPARPPVVTVEPPQKGERRVIIRKPGENDLLGLAYRIPQRLHPDNYALDLLGQILGQGRTSRLYKSLVEQKLAVAASAMNFSTLEDPYLFFLDAEVSPGVKPDDVEAAIDGTIRELQESPALAAELERAQKRNRVAYIYRKDRVSGQAFFLGELEASCGWRFGLTYLDEMEQVTIGDIQRVARQYLIPNHRTVGRYLAVREGEETITSVPELPSQKVEGPGEETIEWDQALGTAGRPVKSPSVKTGSGALPKTHREVLDNGATLLVRSNRSNQTIEIAGRFEGGMLLEGAGRGMTHALAQMWDRGTQRRKRAEIAEILEGLGAGISFQGSIEVFGFNMKCLSEDLETVTGLLAEMLKEPAFPDEEWEIVRAQMLNTIRESRQDTFDRAYYRCMEMLCGAENLYARFPMGSEEDLAGISVADLSRLHSKALAASSLTVAAVGDVEAGDAIDLLRRTLGDLVPGRPFPTREEARRWTGFAPPAGSPRDHVELPEKFQVDMVFAKPGLARDDAGYDPAYVANFILGGYFSSRLSKQLRDNEGLTYGVYSRLRPGLGIVPWYISIGVHPSNMEKAREGVLREMKILCETGVKDDEFEDAIQHLTGSFPVRLETNRAVADMLLDGERYGHGPDVIEKYVDRLRRIKKADVETQAVRLFEPESMVLASAGTLKVPGATA, from the coding sequence ATGAATCCCACCTCTGAACATATATTAGACAATGGATTGAAAGTCATCATCTCTGAATCGCACGCCACGGCCACGGCCTGTTGCTCCATTTGGTATCGAGCGGGGAGCAAGCATGAAACATCGGGGGCGACCGGGCTGGCCCACCTCCTCGAACATATGATGTTCAAAGGGACCCGGCGATTTCCCAAGGGAGAGCTTGATGCGACTTTCCATCGGAACGGCGCTATCAGCAATGCATCGACCTGGCTCGACCGGACAAATTACTACGAACTGATCAGCACCGACCGGCTTGAATTGATTCTCGATCTTGAGGCGGATCGCATGCGCGGCGCTCTCTTCACCCAATCGGATCTGGATGATGAGATGACGGTTGTGAGGAACGAGTTGGAACGCAATGAGGATGACCCTTTCACGAATTTATTTGAACGGATTCAATCGACGGCGTTTCTGGAGCACCCATACCACTGGCCGACCATCGGCTGGAGAAGCGATGTGGAGGCCATCCGGGCCGATCAGATACATGACTTTTACAATAAATTCTATCAGCCGAACAACGCCTTTGTCGTGATTGTCGGGGCGGTTGAAACCCGCGCAGCCCTGCGAATGGTTGAAAAGTATATGGGAGCGATTCCGCCGGGCCCCGCCCGTCCGCCGGTGGTTACGGTGGAGCCGCCGCAGAAGGGCGAACGGAGAGTGATCATCCGCAAACCGGGAGAGAACGACCTGCTCGGCTTGGCGTACCGCATTCCGCAGCGGCTGCATCCCGATAATTACGCCCTCGATCTGCTGGGCCAGATCCTCGGCCAGGGGCGGACATCCAGATTATACAAATCTCTTGTAGAACAAAAACTCGCCGTGGCGGCGTCGGCTATGAATTTTTCCACGCTGGAGGATCCCTATCTTTTTTTCCTTGATGCCGAAGTTTCTCCCGGCGTGAAGCCCGATGACGTGGAGGCGGCCATTGATGGAACGATTCGCGAACTCCAGGAGAGCCCCGCGCTCGCGGCGGAGTTGGAAAGGGCCCAAAAGCGCAATCGCGTCGCCTATATCTATCGCAAAGACCGCGTCAGCGGCCAGGCCTTTTTCCTGGGTGAGCTGGAAGCCTCCTGTGGATGGCGTTTCGGGCTCACTTATCTCGATGAGATGGAGCAGGTCACCATCGGCGATATTCAACGCGTGGCCCGGCAGTATCTCATTCCCAATCACCGCACGGTCGGACGGTATCTCGCAGTTCGCGAAGGGGAGGAAACAATAACCTCCGTCCCCGAGTTGCCGTCGCAGAAAGTCGAGGGGCCGGGTGAGGAGACCATTGAGTGGGATCAAGCGCTTGGCACCGCCGGGCGCCCCGTAAAATCCCCCTCGGTAAAGACAGGGAGCGGCGCCCTGCCCAAAACCCACCGGGAGGTTCTCGATAATGGAGCGACGCTGCTGGTGCGGTCCAACCGATCGAACCAAACGATTGAGATCGCCGGCCGGTTCGAGGGCGGGATGTTGTTGGAAGGCGCTGGCCGGGGGATGACCCACGCCCTCGCGCAGATGTGGGATCGTGGGACGCAGCGGCGCAAACGGGCTGAAATTGCTGAGATTCTTGAAGGGTTGGGCGCGGGGATCTCCTTTCAGGGTTCGATTGAGGTCTTTGGTTTTAATATGAAGTGCCTGAGTGAGGACTTGGAGACCGTGACCGGGCTTCTGGCCGAAATGCTGAAAGAACCGGCTTTTCCCGATGAGGAATGGGAAATCGTCCGCGCTCAAATGTTAAACACGATCCGCGAATCCCGCCAGGATACTTTTGACCGGGCCTACTATCGCTGTATGGAAATGTTATGCGGCGCAGAGAATCTCTATGCCCGGTTTCCCATGGGATCGGAAGAGGATCTCGCCGGGATCAGCGTTGCTGATCTGTCGCGCCTGCATTCGAAAGCGCTCGCAGCATCGAGTCTCACGGTCGCCGCCGTGGGCGATGTGGAAGCCGGCGATGCTATCGATCTGCTGCGGCGGACGCTCGGGGACTTGGTGCCGGGGCGGCCCTTCCCCACGCGGGAGGAAGCCCGGCGCTGGACCGGTTTTGCACCCCCCGCCGGTTCTCCGAGAGATCATGTCGAGTTGCCGGAAAAATTCCAGGTCGACATGGTATTCGCCAAGCCCGGCCTGGCGCGGGACGACGCGGGGTATGACCCAGCCTATGTGGCGAATTTTATACTGGGAGGTTATTTCTCCTCTCGGCTCAGCAAGCAGCTGCGCGATAATGAAGGGCTGACCTATGGAGTCTATTCCAGGTTGAGACCCGGGTTGGGGATCGTCCCCTGGTACATTTCTATCGGTGTCCATCCCTCTAATATGGAGAAGGCCCGTGAGGGTGTGCTGCGGGAGATGAAGATCCTTTGTGAAACCGGTGTGAAGGATGATGAGTTCGAGGATGCCATTCAGCATCTGACAGGCTCCTTCCCGGTCCGGCTTGAAACAAATAGGGCGGTTGCCGACATGTTGCTCGATGGGGAGCGATACGGCCATGGACCCGATGTGATTGAAAAGTATGTAGACCGTCTCAGAAGAATCAAAAAGGCCGATGTTGAGACCCAAGCTGTCCGGCTTTTTGAGCCCGAGTCAATGGTTCTGGCGTCAGCGGGAACGTTAAAGGTCCCGGGCGCCACGGCTTGA